The following coding sequences are from one Camarhynchus parvulus chromosome 1, STF_HiC, whole genome shotgun sequence window:
- the POGLUT1 gene encoding protein O-glucosyltransferase 1, giving the protein MAAGRAALALWAVAAAVAALCRLQPALAADAKWKAITGQIKKAVEAYEPCVKENCSCHQSVWKQDLAPFRGGISKETMADVVSRKLGTHYQIIKNKLYREQDCMFPARCSGVEHFILGIIQRLPDMEMVINVRDYPQVPKWMKPIIPVFSFSKTSEYNDIMYPAWTFWEGGPAVWPIYPTGLGRWDLMREDLRRSAEKWPWKKKISKGYFRGSRTSPERDPLILLSRENPELVDAEYTKNQAWKSEKDTLGKPPAKEIPLVDHCKYKYLFNFRGVAASFRLKHLFLCGSLVFHVGEEWLEFFYPQLKPWVHYIPVRSDLSDVRELLQFVKENDAIAQEISERGRQFITEHLDMEDISCYWEHLLSEYSQILTYKVKRRKSYSEITSGQLKTEL; this is encoded by the exons AtggccgcggggcgggcggcgctggCGCTGTGGGCCGTGGCGGCCGCGGTGGCCGCGCTGTGCCGCCTGCAGCCCGCCCTGGCAGCAG ATGCCAAGTGGAAAGCGATAACTGGGCAAATTAAGAAAGCTGTGGAAGCCTATGAGCCGTGTGTAAAGGAAAATTGCAGCTGCCACCAAAG tgtcTGGAAGCAGGACCTGGCTCCTTTTCGAGGTGGCATTTCCAAGGAGACGATGGCAGATGTGGTGAGCCGGAAGCTCGGGACCCACtaccaaataattaaaaacaaactgtaTCGTGAGCAGGACTGCATGTTCCCTGCAAG ATGCAGTGGAGTTGAGCACTTCATTCTGGGCATCATCCAGCGCCTCCCTGACATGGAAATGGTGATCAATGTGCGAGACTACCCCCAGGTTCCCAAGTGGATGAAACCCATTATCCCAGTCTTCTCCTTCAGCAAG ACATCTGAATACAATGATATCATGTATCCTGCCTGGACATTTTGGGAAGGAGGACCAGCTGTTTGGCCAATTTACCCAACAGGTTTAGGGCGCTGGGACCTCATGAGAGAGGACCTCAGAAG atctgcagaaaaatggccatggaagaaaaaaatctctaaggGATATTTCCGAGGATCCAG aacaaGCCCTGAGAGAGATCCCCTCATCCTGCTGTCCCGAGAAAACCCAGAACTTGTTGATGCTGAGTACACTAAAAACCAGGCTTGGAAATCTGAAAAG gACACCTTAGGAAAGCCTCCTGCAAAGGAAATTCCACTGGTTGATCACTGCAAATACAA GTACCTGTTTAATTTCCGGGGAGTGGCGGCCAGTTTCCGCCTGAAGCACCTTTTCCTCTGCGGCTCGCTCGTCTTCCACGTCGGAGAGGAGTGGTTGGAGTTCTTCTACCCGCAGCTGAAGCCTTGGGTCCACTACATCCCAGTGCGGTCAGACCTCTCTGATGTCAG GGAGCTGTTGCAGTTTGTAAAGGAAAATGATGCCATAGCACAAGAAATTTCAGAGAG GGGACGTCAGTTCATCACTGAGCACTTGGACATGGAGGACATCTCTTGCTACTGGGAGCATCTGCTGTCTGAATATTCCCAAATCTTGACTTACAAAgtgaaaaggaggaagagctACAGCGAGATCACTTCTGGacagctgaaaacagaactgtag